A genomic window from Bubalus bubalis isolate 160015118507 breed Murrah chromosome X, NDDB_SH_1, whole genome shotgun sequence includes:
- the LOC102404502 gene encoding ferritin light chain, whose amino-acid sequence MPPGSVSCFTSVWMEQSACSQPGLASPSSCLPPPSSPTPSTTASGTIFWTYPPLLRPASQQLVEKSCSLLTMSTQIQQSSPEMEAAASRLIKLHLEVSSTYVSLSVYFEGSGMAMNGVGRFFRVLAKKKQEGAQLLLKMRKSWGNGALVQSGQTLSPEKWNASVDAMEYAVALEKSLNQALLDLHALGRASADVQLCEFLERHFLEDEMMLLKKMGDHLANLRKITSPEAGLQAGLAEYLFEKFSFQCD is encoded by the coding sequence ATGCCTCCTGGATCAGTCTCTTGCTTCACCAGCGTTTGGATGGAACAATCTGCGTGCTCTCAACCCGGCCttgcctccccctcctcctgcctcccaccaccctctAGCCCCACCCCTTCAACCACAGCTTCCGGCACAATCTTCTGGACTTATCCCCCACTTCTGAGACCAGCCTCACAGCAGCTTGTGGAGAAGTCCTGCTCACTGCTAACCATGAGCACCCAGATCCAGCAGAGTTCTCCCGAGATGGAAGCAGCGGCCAGCCGCCTGATCAAACTGCACCTAGAGGTCTCATCCACCTACGTCTCCCTGAGCGTTTACTTTGAAGGCAGTGGAATGGCTATGAATGGTGTGGGCCGCTTCTTCAGGGTGTTGGCTAAGAAGAAGCAGGAGGGCGCCCAGCTTCTCTTGAAGATGCGAAAGTCCTGGGGTAATGGCGCCCTGGTCCAGAGTGGACAGACGTTGTCCCCAGAGAAGTGGAATGCCAGCGTGGACGCCATGGAGTACGCTGTGGCCCTGGAGAAAAGCCTGAACCAGGCGCTACTGGATCTGCATGCCCTGGGTCGTGCGAGCGCTGATGTCCAGCTCTGCGAGTTCCTGGAGCGCCACTTCCTGGAGGACGAGATGATGCTCCTCAAGAAGATGGGTGACCACCTGGCCAACCTGCGCAAGATAACCAGCCCTGAGGCTGGGCTGCAGGCCGGGCTGGCCGAGTATCTCTTCGAAAAGTTCTCCTTCCAGTGCGACTAG